In Antedon mediterranea chromosome 10, ecAntMedi1.1, whole genome shotgun sequence, one genomic interval encodes:
- the LOC140060286 gene encoding protein arginine methyltransferase NDUFAF7, mitochondrial-like isoform X2: MSGPISVAEYMKECLTNPQYGYYMNRDVFGQKGDFITSPEISQMFGELLGIWILDDWMKAGKPPCLNIVELGPGRGTLADDILRVLNKFSHVVEDVSLHLVEVSPKMRQLQRVKLSAPEMKKKELENPVEKINSKYGIPVMWHNNVKGIPQGFSCFVAHEFFDALPIHSFQRTKHGWREVLVDVDEAAGSDKLRFVLSASNTPPTVYIQETETRDHVEICPEAGVIVQDIVQRITEDGGSALIADYGHDGEKQDTLRAFKEHKLFDILSEPGTVDLTADVDFSYLRTMCGKSVSTYGPVMQSYFLKNMGIETRLKALMMNASEKEQSDLVSGYRMLTDPKQMGERFKFFAIRQKSDITDIPAGFTSLT, encoded by the exons ATGTCTGGGCCGATATCAGTCGCAGAATACATGAAGGAATGCCTGACAAATCCTCAATAT ggaTATTATATGAACAGAGATGTTTTTGGACAAAAAGGAGATTTTATCACTTCACCGGAGATTAGCCAAATGTTTGGAGAG TTACTTGGTATCTGGATATTGGATGACTGGATGAAAGCTGGTAAACCACCTTGTTTAAACATTGTTGAGCTAGGGCCTGGAAGAGGGACATTAGCAGATGATATACTGAGA gtGTTAAATAAGTTTAGTCATGTTGTTGAAGATGTATCACTTCATCTGGTTGAGGTGAGTCCAAAGATGAGACAGTTACAAAGAGTTAAATTGTCGGCGCCAGAAATGAAAAAGAAAGAATTGGAAAATCCAGTGgaaaaaattaacagtaaatatgGAATACCTGTTATGTGGCACAACAATGTAAAAGGAATTCCCCAAG GTTTTTCCTGTTTCGTTGCTCATGAGTTTTTTGATGCATTACCAATCCATAGTTTTCAG AGAACCAAACATGGCTGGCGGGAGGTTCTAGTTGATGTTGATGAAGCAGCAGGGTCAGATAAGCTAAGGTTTGTGCTGTCAGCATCAAACACACCACCAACTGTCTATATACAG GAGACTGAAACAAGAGATCATGTGGAGATTTGTCCAGAAGCTGGTGTTATTGTCCAAGACATTGTGCAGAGAATAACAGAAGATGGCGGATCAGCCTTGATAGCTGATTATGGCCATGATGGAGAAAAACAAGATACATTGAGG GCATTTAAAGAGCATAAATTATTTGACATCTTATCTGAGCCTGGGACAGTGGATCTAACTGCAGACGTGGACTTTTCTTACCTTCGGACAATGTGTGGCAAGTCAG TGAGCACATATGGCCCGGTGATGCAAAGTTACTTCCTCAAAAATATGGGCATTGAAACTCGATTGAAA GCCCTGATGATGAACGCCTCAGAAAAAGAGCAGAGTGACTTAGTATCAGGCTATAGAATGCTTACTGATCCAAAGCAAATGGGAGAAAGATTTAAGTTCTTTGCAATTAGACAGAAATCAGACATTACAGATATTCCAGCTGGATTTACTAGTCTGACATGA
- the LOC140060286 gene encoding protein arginine methyltransferase NDUFAF7, mitochondrial-like isoform X1 has protein sequence MVCRGSKKFIKKMFKIYSFCRKCLSTCLRLLSGKTRTNALKRTFSLSNGPERALAKYISSKIKMSGPISVAEYMKECLTNPQYGYYMNRDVFGQKGDFITSPEISQMFGELLGIWILDDWMKAGKPPCLNIVELGPGRGTLADDILRVLNKFSHVVEDVSLHLVEVSPKMRQLQRVKLSAPEMKKKELENPVEKINSKYGIPVMWHNNVKGIPQGFSCFVAHEFFDALPIHSFQRTKHGWREVLVDVDEAAGSDKLRFVLSASNTPPTVYIQETETRDHVEICPEAGVIVQDIVQRITEDGGSALIADYGHDGEKQDTLRAFKEHKLFDILSEPGTVDLTADVDFSYLRTMCGKSVSTYGPVMQSYFLKNMGIETRLKALMMNASEKEQSDLVSGYRMLTDPKQMGERFKFFAIRQKSDITDIPAGFTSLT, from the exons ATGGTTTGTAGAGGATCGaaaaagtttataaaaaaaatgtttaaaatatattcgtTTTGCAGAAAGTGTCTGTCTACTTGTTTACGTTTATTAAGTG GTAAAACAAGAACTAATGCATTGAAAAGAACGTTTTCATTGAGTAATGGACCAGAGAGGGCGCTTGCCAAGTACATCAGTAGCAAGATTAAAATGTCTGGGCCGATATCAGTCGCAGAATACATGAAGGAATGCCTGACAAATCCTCAATAT ggaTATTATATGAACAGAGATGTTTTTGGACAAAAAGGAGATTTTATCACTTCACCGGAGATTAGCCAAATGTTTGGAGAG TTACTTGGTATCTGGATATTGGATGACTGGATGAAAGCTGGTAAACCACCTTGTTTAAACATTGTTGAGCTAGGGCCTGGAAGAGGGACATTAGCAGATGATATACTGAGA gtGTTAAATAAGTTTAGTCATGTTGTTGAAGATGTATCACTTCATCTGGTTGAGGTGAGTCCAAAGATGAGACAGTTACAAAGAGTTAAATTGTCGGCGCCAGAAATGAAAAAGAAAGAATTGGAAAATCCAGTGgaaaaaattaacagtaaatatgGAATACCTGTTATGTGGCACAACAATGTAAAAGGAATTCCCCAAG GTTTTTCCTGTTTCGTTGCTCATGAGTTTTTTGATGCATTACCAATCCATAGTTTTCAG AGAACCAAACATGGCTGGCGGGAGGTTCTAGTTGATGTTGATGAAGCAGCAGGGTCAGATAAGCTAAGGTTTGTGCTGTCAGCATCAAACACACCACCAACTGTCTATATACAG GAGACTGAAACAAGAGATCATGTGGAGATTTGTCCAGAAGCTGGTGTTATTGTCCAAGACATTGTGCAGAGAATAACAGAAGATGGCGGATCAGCCTTGATAGCTGATTATGGCCATGATGGAGAAAAACAAGATACATTGAGG GCATTTAAAGAGCATAAATTATTTGACATCTTATCTGAGCCTGGGACAGTGGATCTAACTGCAGACGTGGACTTTTCTTACCTTCGGACAATGTGTGGCAAGTCAG TGAGCACATATGGCCCGGTGATGCAAAGTTACTTCCTCAAAAATATGGGCATTGAAACTCGATTGAAA GCCCTGATGATGAACGCCTCAGAAAAAGAGCAGAGTGACTTAGTATCAGGCTATAGAATGCTTACTGATCCAAAGCAAATGGGAGAAAGATTTAAGTTCTTTGCAATTAGACAGAAATCAGACATTACAGATATTCCAGCTGGATTTACTAGTCTGACATGA